The following proteins come from a genomic window of Triticum aestivum cultivar Chinese Spring chromosome 6A, IWGSC CS RefSeq v2.1, whole genome shotgun sequence:
- the LOC123127240 gene encoding uncharacterized protein isoform X2, with protein sequence MIAASARRVAAAAASSSPSGHVSQLASTLNHQRWIHDRNKKAMELVAKGWSALQEVDRVIDFADRNDKRLIPLLRGAKENFELALEIDNMNTHARCWLAKMHFKYHVPGACKAIGAALLVEAANMGDPEAQYELGCRLRVENDHVQSDQQAFHYIEKAVDQLHPGALYLLGAVYITGDCVKRDIASAMWCFHRASEKGHAGAAIAYGSLLLKGAEVPEVITRFNSGKSPSTGKVRKRTIQQDPVKLAKEQFQIAAESGSDLGLRWLKRLGDYEKQPEELKQIQQ encoded by the exons ATGATCGCCGCATCGGCGCGGCgggtcgctgccgccgccgcttcgtCTTCCCCGTCCGGCCATGTCTCCCAGCTGGCCTCGACGCTGAATCACCAG AGATGGATTCACGACCGGAACAAGAAGGCAATGGAGTTGGTGGCCAAGGGTTGGAGCGCCCTACAGGAGGTCGATCGCGTCATCGACTTCGCCGACCGCAACGACAAGCGACTAATCCCACTTCTCAGG GGCGCAAAGGAGAACTTTGAGCTGGCTCTAGAGATCGACAATATGAATACTCACGCGAGATGTTGGCTGGCCAAGATGCATTTCAAGTACCATGTTCCCGGGGCGTGCAAGGCAAT TGGTGCTGCTTTGCTTGTTGAAGCTGCGAACATGGGTGATCCAGAGGCACAGTATGAACTTGGATGTCGGCTAAGAGTTGAG AATGATCATGTTCAGTCTGATCAACAGGCCTTTCATTATATAGAGAAAGCTGTTGACCAG TTGCATCCTGGTGCTTTGTATCTTCTTGGTGCTGTATATATAACTGGGGATTGCGTTAAGAGGGACATAGCTTCAGCTATGTGGTGTTTCCATAGAGCTTCAGAAAAG GGACATGCTGGAGCTGCAATTGCATATGGTTCCCTTCTTCTGAAAG GTGCTGAAGTGCCTGAAGTCATTACCAGGTTCAACTCAGGCAAGAGTCCGTCAACTGGGAAGGTGCGAAAAAGGACCATACAGCAGGACCCAGTAAAGCTGGCAAAGGAGCAGTTCCAGATAGCAGCTGAGTCTGGATCTGACCTCGGTTTACGGTGGTTGAAGAGGCTTGGAGATTACGAAAAACAGCCCGAAGAGCTAAAGCAAATCCAGCAATGA
- the LOC123127240 gene encoding uncharacterized protein isoform X1 codes for MAMQKRRPETVFLNFSRPPCHPLCSRAHGEGRHPAMIAASARRVAAAAASSSPSGHVSQLASTLNHQRWIHDRNKKAMELVAKGWSALQEVDRVIDFADRNDKRLIPLLRGAKENFELALEIDNMNTHARCWLAKMHFKYHVPGACKAIGAALLVEAANMGDPEAQYELGCRLRVENDHVQSDQQAFHYIEKAVDQLHPGALYLLGAVYITGDCVKRDIASAMWCFHRASEKGHAGAAIAYGSLLLKGAEVPEVITRFNSGKSPSTGKVRKRTIQQDPVKLAKEQFQIAAESGSDLGLRWLKRLGDYEKQPEELKQIQQ; via the exons ATGGCAATGCAAAAACGTAGGCCAGAAACAGTCTTTTTGAATTTCTCAAG ACCACCCTGTCATCCCCTCTGCAGCCGGGCTCACGGAGAAGGGCGTCACCCCGCCATGATCGCCGCATCGGCGCGGCgggtcgctgccgccgccgcttcgtCTTCCCCGTCCGGCCATGTCTCCCAGCTGGCCTCGACGCTGAATCACCAG AGATGGATTCACGACCGGAACAAGAAGGCAATGGAGTTGGTGGCCAAGGGTTGGAGCGCCCTACAGGAGGTCGATCGCGTCATCGACTTCGCCGACCGCAACGACAAGCGACTAATCCCACTTCTCAGG GGCGCAAAGGAGAACTTTGAGCTGGCTCTAGAGATCGACAATATGAATACTCACGCGAGATGTTGGCTGGCCAAGATGCATTTCAAGTACCATGTTCCCGGGGCGTGCAAGGCAAT TGGTGCTGCTTTGCTTGTTGAAGCTGCGAACATGGGTGATCCAGAGGCACAGTATGAACTTGGATGTCGGCTAAGAGTTGAG AATGATCATGTTCAGTCTGATCAACAGGCCTTTCATTATATAGAGAAAGCTGTTGACCAG TTGCATCCTGGTGCTTTGTATCTTCTTGGTGCTGTATATATAACTGGGGATTGCGTTAAGAGGGACATAGCTTCAGCTATGTGGTGTTTCCATAGAGCTTCAGAAAAG GGACATGCTGGAGCTGCAATTGCATATGGTTCCCTTCTTCTGAAAG GTGCTGAAGTGCCTGAAGTCATTACCAGGTTCAACTCAGGCAAGAGTCCGTCAACTGGGAAGGTGCGAAAAAGGACCATACAGCAGGACCCAGTAAAGCTGGCAAAGGAGCAGTTCCAGATAGCAGCTGAGTCTGGATCTGACCTCGGTTTACGGTGGTTGAAGAGGCTTGGAGATTACGAAAAACAGCCCGAAGAGCTAAAGCAAATCCAGCAATGA